A window of Pararhodobacter sp. genomic DNA:
CTGGGCCTCAAGGGCGGCGACCGGGTGAATTTCTGAGCGTGAAAGGAGCAACTATGCTGACCCTCTATCACGCCCCGACCAGCGTCTGTTCGCAAAAGGTGCGGATCGGGCTGGCGGTCATCGGGCTCGAGTATGACAGCCGCGTCCTCAACCTGCAAAAGGGCGAGCAATTCGACCCGGCCTATCTGCAATTGAACCGCGACGCGGTGGTGCCGACGCTGGTGGACGGGGATTTGGTGGTCACCGAATCCTCGCTGATCCTTGAATACCTCGACCGCGAACACAACGGTGCGGCGCTGATGCCCGCGGACCGGGCGGACAAGACCAATGCGCAAAGCTGGCTGCTGCGCTGTCTTGCTATTCATGCGGCGATCAACACGCTCAGCTTTGCCACCGCCATGCGCGAGAGCATTCTGGCCAGCCAGACACCCGCGCAGATTGACGTTTTGGCCGCGAAATTCCCCGATCCGGTGATGGGGGCCAAACGCAAGGATCTGCTGCTGAACGGGTTGGGCTCGATCTACGTCGGGCAAGCTTTGGTTCATCTGCACCGCACGCTGGCCGATCTGCACGCAGCCCTTGCCCAAGCGCCGTGGCTGGGAGGCCAAGCGCTCGATCTTCGCGACATCGCGCTGGTGGCCTATATCGACCGGCTCGAGCGGCTGGGCATGGCGGGTCTATGGACCACCCGATTCCCCCGCGTCGGCCCGTGGCTGGCGGCATGGCGCGAGACCCCCGCCTATCCCACCGCCATCGCCGCGCATGTGCCTGCGGGCAGCGCCGAAATGATGCGCGCCGGTGGCAGCAAACACTGGCCCCAATTGCGGCATCGCTGGGAGGCCCTCACCGGCTGATCGGGGCGACCCGACAGACCGACATCGACACGAAACGACAAGACCACACACCAAGGGAGGACACTATGAGACTGACGACTTTGACCGCACTCACGGCCCTGACGCTGGGGCTTTCGGCGGCGCTCACTGCGGGTATGAGCGCCGGAGCGATGGCGGAAACGCTGCGCATTTCGACCTTCGTGCCGCCCAATCACGCCTTCAACCGCGCGTTGGCCGCTTGGGGCGAAGAGCTGTCCGAGGCCACCGACGGCGAATTGACCGTCGAGATATTCCCCGCCGGACAACTTGGCCCGCCGCCGCGCCAGTTCGATCTGGTGCGCTCGGGCGGGGCGGATATCTCGGTCATTCTCAACGGCGCAACACCGGGCCGCTTTCCGATGACCGAACTCGCCGGCCTGCCGCTGACCCATCCCTCGGCAGGGCTCGACAGCGCCATCACCTCGCGCCGTCTCACCGAACTCGCACCGGAATATCTGGCGGCGGAATACGAGGGCACGCGGATCTTGTGGATGGCGGTCACGCCGCCCTTGAAAATCCATCTGTCGAGCACCGACCCCTCGAACCTCGACAACCTGCGCGGCCTGCGCATCCGCTACGCGGGCACCACATGGCAGCAAATCCTCGAAGCCTTGGGCGCCTCGCCGGTGCCCGTGCCCCCTGCCGAAGCGGCGGATGCGATGAGCCGCGGCGTCGTTGACGGCGCCTCTTTCCCCTTCGAGGCCACGATGTCCTTTGATCTGGCGCCGGTGACGGAATACTCGCTCGAACCCGGCCTCGCCGCCGCAACCTTCGCGGTGATCATGGGCGATGACGCCTACAACCGGCTTTCCCCCGAGCATCAGGCACTGATCGATTCCACCACCGGACCCGATCGCGCCGAATGGTTCGGCACCATGTGGGACGAAGGCGA
This region includes:
- a CDS encoding glutathione S-transferase family protein; the encoded protein is MLTLYHAPTSVCSQKVRIGLAVIGLEYDSRVLNLQKGEQFDPAYLQLNRDAVVPTLVDGDLVVTESSLILEYLDREHNGAALMPADRADKTNAQSWLLRCLAIHAAINTLSFATAMRESILASQTPAQIDVLAAKFPDPVMGAKRKDLLLNGLGSIYVGQALVHLHRTLADLHAALAQAPWLGGQALDLRDIALVAYIDRLERLGMAGLWTTRFPRVGPWLAAWRETPAYPTAIAAHVPAGSAEMMRAGGSKHWPQLRHRWEALTG
- a CDS encoding TRAP transporter substrate-binding protein, translating into MRLTTLTALTALTLGLSAALTAGMSAGAMAETLRISTFVPPNHAFNRALAAWGEELSEATDGELTVEIFPAGQLGPPPRQFDLVRSGGADISVILNGATPGRFPMTELAGLPLTHPSAGLDSAITSRRLTELAPEYLAAEYEGTRILWMAVTPPLKIHLSSTDPSNLDNLRGLRIRYAGTTWQQILEALGASPVPVPPAEAADAMSRGVVDGASFPFEATMSFDLAPVTEYSLEPGLAAATFAVIMGDDAYNRLSPEHQALIDSTTGPDRAEWFGTMWDEGEAHGRQYMVDAGVTIVTMDAAQIASMTEAFSGIVSEAIDAVGGNAAGFVAAYTE